Part of the Armatimonadota bacterium genome is shown below.
TGCGGCACTTTAGATACCGCCGCCCACAGCACATCCGCCAAATCAAACCATTCTTTCTTCGGCTCCCACGCCGCCGACTCCAAGCGAGAGAGATCCAGAAGAGCGTTTATGCTGGCTGTGAGCCGGTCGATGTCCTCCTGTATGCTGGCCAACTCCGGTCGGACTTTCTGCGAGTCCCATTCAACATCCTCAGCGGCGAGATTACTCACCGTCGCCGCGATTGAAGCGATTGGCGTCTTGAGTTCGTGTGAGACTGAGGACATAAGAGTAGACTTGAGCCGGTCAGCCTCCCGCAGAGCGTCCGCTTGGACAGCGCTTGATTGAAGTCGCTTCCGTTCAAGGAACGCAGCCGTCTGATTCGCTGCCGCGACCAATGGGCGAACATCATCTATCAAGTAAGGCCGCCCGTCCGAGCGAGGGCCTACGTAGAGAATACCTTCCTGTCTCTCCGCGGTCTGCAGCGGGATGAATAGATCACTGCGTCCGCCTTCCACACCGGCTTGAGCATGATTCACCGATATTGGCCAGCCCGCAGCGGCAGGGTCAGAGCGTTTCTCGATCTGCGGTAGTCCGACCGCTTTCGACTGCGCGTAAGCCCACTCGGCGATTTGCGAAACCGACGGGTCGAGTTGACAACTTCCATCCGCAACAGACATCATCTCATACAATTTGTTCTCCTGATCCGCTAGGAACAGCGCACCGCACTGTGCCCCTGTGATCTGCGTCACTTCGTTCATCAGAAGTTCGGCCACGTCTGAAATGGAGGCATCCGATACGAGACGCGCGCTGAACTGGTTCAACATGGCCATCTCTCGTCCCCGCGCAAGAGCCTCTGCCTCGCGCTCTCGCATTCGGCCTGTCTGCATCCCCATCGCAATGGCAACCGCAAGGAACACGAACAACGACAGCCAGTCTTTCGGATCATGCACCACGAAAGTACCGTAGGGGGGCAGGAAGAAGAAATTCCAACATAGAAAAGCTAGCGCAGCGGCAACAAGGGCCGGCCTCACACCGCTCAGCCCGGCAACAAGCCCAACGATGAGCAGGTACAACAGTGCCCATTGCCCCTTGGCGAAATGCAGTCGCCCTGGGAAAAACAACGCTGTCGCGACTGCCACACAT
Proteins encoded:
- a CDS encoding DUF4118 domain-containing protein; the encoded protein is MRLLRILAKQHIYVFAVACVAVATALFFPGRLHFAKGQWALLYLLIVGLVAGLSGVRPALVAAALAFLCWNFFFLPPYGTFVVHDPKDWLSLFVFLAVAIAMGMQTGRMREREAEALARGREMAMLNQFSARLVSDASISDVAELLMNEVTQITGAQCGALFLADQENKLYEMMSVADGSCQLDPSVSQIAEWAYAQSKAVGLPQIEKRSDPAAAGWPISVNHAQAGVEGGRSDLFIPLQTAERQEGILYVGPRSDGRPYLIDDVRPLVAAANQTAAFLERKRLQSSAVQADALREADRLKSTLMSSVSHELKTPIASIAATVSNLAAEDVEWDSQKVRPELASIQEDIDRLTASINALLDLSRLESAAWEPKKEWFDLADVLWAAVSKVPQKQKSRVMVSLPDSLPMVCVDFTQMARAVENLLTNALAYSPQDSPVRMGASVEDSLLRIWVEDRGLGIRPDEREKIFEKFYRGESSSRSASGTGLGLAVTREIVRFHGGRIWVEDVIPHGARFVISLPLEEVPE